The Armatimonadota bacterium genome includes the window GACGTCGAGATTCCGAAGTGCGTTAGATTCCTGCGCGACCAGTGGAAGAGGGTGTAGCGAGAAGTGAAGGGCAGACAGTGAGCAGTAGTGGATGCTGGGGAGGGAGTTCAACTCCCTCCCCAGCAGTCTGTGAGTCATTAGCACAGGCGGGGGGACATGATTATTCAGTCGCACAGGGGAGCGGGCAACCTGGGCCCGGAAAACACGCTGGAGTCGTTCAAGCTCGGCTGGGAGATGGGATTCATTCCTGAAGCCGACGTCCGTGTGACAAAGGACGGCGTGCTGGTTGCCTTCCACGATAACGACTTCACCAGGTTAGCGCCTGGAGCCCCCGCGGAGATGCGCGAACTCAGCATTGGGAACTTCACCTGGGAACAGATTCGCGGACTCGATGTCGGCTCGTACAAGGGACCGGAGTTCGCGGGACAGCGGATACCGAAGATCACAGATGTCTTCGAAGCGCTGCGGGAGCGTCCAGGTTGTCAGCTCATTCTCGACTTCAAGGATCTGTCGCTCTCTGATCTGGCGTCACTTGCGCGACAGCACGGCATCATCGGTCAGACGATACTCGCATCCACTGTCTACGCGCATCACGTCGAGTGGAAAGAGCTTGCTCCGGAGAGCGAGACCCTGCTCTGGATGGGTGGCACAGAGGAACGTCTGCGCGAGCGGCTTCAGGAGCTGAGGGCTGTGGAGTTCAAGTCCATCACGCAGCTTCAGATACACGTGAACCTGATTGACGACCTCAGCGCGGACGAGCCGTTCAGCCCGTCGTCGCCATTCCTGCGTGACGCCTGCGCGGAGATCAAGTCACGGGGGATCGTCTTCCAGTCGCTCCCGTGGAGAGTCGCGGATGTGGCGGTCTACCACCGGCTGATGGACCTGGGGATTGACTCGTTTGCATCGGACGATCCGCAGGTTGTGCTGGAGGCGGCACGAACCTACAAGGGATAGCTTGTTGATAGCGCGCGCGCTTCTCGTGATGCTGATCCTGGCCTCAGCGGTTGACTCCGCCCCTCAACGCTTCGAGTACTCCGAGATGGCGATGGGCGTTCGGGCTCGGATCGTCATGTATGCGCCTGATGAGCAGCATGCCCTGGATGCCGCACGGGCCGCGTTCGATCGGATCGCCTGCCTCGAACAAGTCATGAGCGACTACCGCCTGGACAGTGAGATCAATCGGCTCTCCCCCCAGCCGGTTCGAGTCAGCCCCGAGTTGTACTACATCCTCCGCAAGTCGCAGGACCTCTCCCGCCGCTCGGACGGTGCTTTCGACATCACCGTCGGCCTGCTCGTCAAGCTCTGGAGGACGGCACGCAAGTCGGGCAAGCTTCCTGAGCAGTCGGAGATCGACGCCGGTCGGGAGCTGGTCGGCTGGCGGAAGGTGATCATCGATCCGAAGGCCAGAACGGTCCGGCTGGAAACCCCGGGGATGCAACTCGATCTCGGTGGCATCGCCAAGGGATATGCGTGCGAAGAGGCAGTCCGCGTTCTCAAGGAGCACGGTATCACGAGCGCGCTCGTCGAGATGGGCGGCGACATTGTGGCCAGTGGCTCTCCGCCCGGCAAGTCTGGCTGGGAGATCATTGTAGGACCTGATTCAGATCGGCGATTAGTGTTGTCGAATCTCGCCGTCTCATCATCCGGCGATACTGAGCAGTTCGTGGAGATCGGTGGAAAGCGGTACTCCCATATCGTCGATCCGCGGACCGGCCTCGGGCTGACCGACCGCATCGCGGTGACGATCATCGCCCCGACCGGCATGCTGTCCGACGGCCTCTCGACTGCCGTGAGCGTCCTGGGTGAGGAGAAGGGCAGGGCGCTCGTCAAGCAGTACCCGCGGGTGAAGGCTCTCATCCGCCGAGCAGCCGACTAGCCGACCGCCACTAGCACCAGGCCGACGAACATCGCCGCGACGCCGAGCATCTTCGCCGGATAGTGCGGCTCCTTCAGCAGCAGGACTCCGAACATGGCGCCCAACGGAATGCTCAACTGCCGGAACGCGACCACGTAGCTCACGTTCGCGACGAAACCCATCGCGATCAGTACCATCGAGTAGGCGAGGTAGATGCCGATGCCCGCGAGCAGGGAGTCGCGCGCCTGGAATCTGACCGTGTCTGCGAATGATGCCCGGCCGCTCCTGGTGGTCAGGACGAAGACTACAAGCCAGAACGTCGCGGAGAGTCCCTCGATGAGCGCGTAGTTGAGGGTAAGCATCGTTCTCCCCGCGGAGATATCCGACATCGAGCGCAGAATCCTGAGAGCATGGTCGTCCACCATCGAATAGCCGCATGTGCCGATCGCAGCTACCATCGCCATCAGCCCGGAGAGGTGCAGCAGGTCCCGCGGCTTCCACTCGCTCATGCTCCGTATGGGAAGAACCAGTCCACCGGTAGCGATGAGCATCATGCCCACTACGGAGAGGAGAGTCAGCTCGTGTCCCCGGCCGATGAGGAGGTTGATGCCCGCGACCATCAGCACCGGGGCCGATCGCGCGAGCGGGTAGGCGATGGACATGTCGCCGGTCCGATACGCGCCCGCAAGTCCCACGTAGTAGATGGCCTGGAAGAAACCTGTGATCACCAGGAGCGCCCACACCTCGGGCGAGAAGGCGGCCACGATCCCCGGACTGAGGATCGCTACCGGTGAGAGGCATGCGCACCCGAGGATCGTTGCCAGCAGGAACGAAGCGGGCGAGCAGTTGCCCTTCTTTCCGACAAAGTTCCACGCGGCGTGTACAGTGGCTGAGATACAGAGGATGATGACGGCGGTGAGCGTCATTTGACGCCCCAGATATCATCGTACAGCCGCCGGACGCGCCCCTGAAGCCTGCCCAGCATCTCGGTTGCGTCCAAGTCTCCGGCGGCGTGAGCCAGCATCAAACGCCCCTCCTCCACGCAGAGTTCGTCGTGGATGGGAAAGACCTCGCGCAGCAGGTACTGCACGCACTTCACGAGCCGGAACGGACCGAACGCGCGGGGCGATTCGCCTGTAATAGCTTCGACAGCGACCGAGTTAAGTCCCTTGATCCCGCCGATGATGTCGGGCAGATCGGGTGTCGGAGAGAATACGATCGTGTAGTACCAGCCGAAGAGGTCGGACTGCTCCGTGCCGTGGGAGTCGCTCGACCCGACGATAGGGATGCGTTTCCCTTGTGCACGTTCCTCCTCATAGCGGGCGACCTGCAGCTTGTTAGACTCATACTCGCCTCTGAAGAACCCGCCGATGATCTCGAAGGCGTCGTAGGGCTGCCTAGCGAAGATCATGTCGGTCAGATGGAGCGGCACATCGTACCGATGCTGCGTGATCCAATACGGGTGGCAGAAGATGCCGAGTCCGTCCGCCTCGCGGATCTTGTCGAAGCACCAGACGCATGAGGCGTACTGATATGGCACGCCGCGCTCCTTCTCGATGGCGCCCACCTCGGAGCGATACTCGTCGGTGTCGAACAGCTCGTTGATGCTGAACCGTCCGCCGAAGTTCACGATGTGGACCGGATTATCCGGCGGATGGACCTCCTCGCCGGGGTAGATCCCCAAATCAATCGGGACGCCATCGTATGCCTGTATTGCATCCAGGGATGGAGCGTACTTGCGATGGTCCGTGACCGCCATGAAGTCGAACCCCGCCCTGCGGTACTTGCCAGCAACATAAGCGGGCGACTCCTTGCCGTCGGAGTGGTGCGTGTGAACGTGCAAGTCGCCTTTCCACGGCCTGCAGCGGAAGAGGTCTTCGTCTACGGCACAAAGCCGGAACTCAGCAATCAGCTTCGGTTTGCGGTCATCGATCCGCTCGATCAGGACGGTATATTCCTGTTCGCTGAAGGGCGTGATCGGTACCGATATTGCGCCGCCGACGGGTGTTGCTGCCTGCCGGGGTATCTCTCCCCAGGTCGTCTGTCCGGCAATGCCCTCGGTGGGGATGATCGCCACTTGGTGCTGCGATCCATGTGTGAACCGAACATGGTCATACAGCGGCCGAAACGTCACCACCGACGTGCGCCCGACGGGCAGTACCTTCGGTGACACGCCAAAGAACTTCGATTCGATGCGCAACCGCACTCTCTCCTTAGGTTATCTAAGTATCATGGTCAGATCGTCGAGGTATGTTCGGACCCAATACCCGTGCCATGGCTGCAGGGTCTCGCATGAAGCGAAGTTCTCCGGCAAACCGATATCCATCAACCCCTGATTCGCCGCATCCCACCAATACCCGCCGGTGTCCATCCACGCGTTCGATCCCGCCGAGCCGATCGGCACCGTCTCCGATCCATGCCTGACCAAGACGTTCGGCCACTGCTTATCGGTCGGGAACGGGCAGCCGATGATCGCCCATCCCGCGGACTGCAGATGGATATCGCTGGTGGCCGGAGCGCCTGCTCGAGCCTGATAGCTTATTGTACCAGCAGAACTCGACTGCAGCCAGTAGCCGCTCTTCGTGTCTAGGTTGCCGAACTGCTCCGGACTCCACGAGTCATATATGCTCAATCCCTGAGTCGGATTGTCCCAACGGTAGAGCCTACCGTCGATGTTGACGCCGTCCAGGACGGAGGCGGGATCGGGATTCACGGGTTCGAGCGGCAGGCTGAACAGGCTCCAGCCGTTCACCGCCACGTCGGACGATGAGGCAGTCGTGTAACCGAGTTCGAAGTTCTCTCGCAGCACGTCTCCCGCTTCGATCCGCTGATCGCCGTAGGTTCGGGTCGGGAAGCCGGCCTTCGAGCAGGTGATCACGTATGCGCCGGGCGGGAGATCGATGAACCCGTAGGTTCCGGTGGCATCCGTGAGAGTAGTCCTGGTGACCGGACCAATGGCAGTGACCGTTGCCTTGTAGACCCAGTCGCGGTAGATGGGATCGTTCGGGTGCGACGCGTCGGTCACGGTGCCGAAGATGATGCCGGTCGTTGGCGCTGTCTTCCACGGCATGTCGGGAGTCGGCACGGGCGAGGTGTAGATGCTGGACCCGACAGCGCTGAACAGTTCCGTCGATGGCAGGCCGTCCTTGGTGTCGTTGGAGTAGTTGTACGTCGAAACGCCGTCTGCGCCCATGCTCATAGCTGCGTAGATCTGCCCGATGCTGTTGCCGATCGTGTTCCTGTAGGTCGACATGCCGACGTAAGAGTGCCGACCGTATCGGCTGTCCACCGAGAACTGCGCCCAGTCGCGGAAGGCCTTCGCCTCCGCCGGTACCGAATCGTCTCTGTAGTCCATGGGGATCGACGCGTCGAGGATATGGTCTTCCATCCACTTGTGCCAGTCCTGCAGGACGGAGGAGTAAGGGGATGAGATCGTGAAGTCCGTGACAGAACCTCCTGTTATCGTGTCCGCAGTCATCTTTACGTGCGGTTTGAGCGCCATCACTTCGAGATAGCATTTCTTCACGAGGTCGGTCACCTGTTGGCGGCGGTAGTCGCACCAGGTGGTCCAGCCGGTCTCACTGCTCGAGTTCGGCGGCCAGAAACCGTATTCGTCGTAGAAGCGCTGTCTTGTGATCTCATTGTAGCCCCATGTGTTGCCCTGGTAGCGGATGTAGTCGAAGTTGACGCCGTCCACGTCGTACTTGCTCGCGATGTCCAGCACAATCTTGCAGACGTAGTCCTGCACCCCGGGCACGCCCTGATCGAGGAGGTAGAAGTCCTTGTTCAGGTACGCGCCCGACGAGTCTCGCGTGAGCCACTCGGGATGCTCGTAGTACACCGGCGGCGCGTTTGTGGCCGAGCTGTTCGCG containing:
- a CDS encoding glycerophosphodiester phosphodiesterase family protein encodes the protein MIIQSHRGAGNLGPENTLESFKLGWEMGFIPEADVRVTKDGVLVAFHDNDFTRLAPGAPAEMRELSIGNFTWEQIRGLDVGSYKGPEFAGQRIPKITDVFEALRERPGCQLILDFKDLSLSDLASLARQHGIIGQTILASTVYAHHVEWKELAPESETLLWMGGTEERLRERLQELRAVEFKSITQLQIHVNLIDDLSADEPFSPSSPFLRDACAEIKSRGIVFQSLPWRVADVAVYHRLMDLGIDSFASDDPQVVLEAARTYKG
- a CDS encoding family 10 glycosylhydrolase, which gives rise to MRPQLIRGFMVLISVLCASRVAAESEIIIDNPNAEVVGAWTTGTVTLTKYGDDYYYCSQSLTGTNSATYLPYIPVAASDWSIYAWYPAGSNRPTQARYIIHTTSGDNTVYVNQQINGQQWFCIGTYAVDSGVGNWVRITNQGPETDKVVMADAVRFYSPTTSSEPDTSPPIISSVTSRPEPTRATVTWTTDEPATSQVEFGDSVSYGSETPKQTALVLDHSVTITGLSFPTTYHFRVKSEDLYDNAAASADLTFTASSEIPQTPAFRSAWADGWSPGFRSAAEVTELVDTLHQANYNVVIPEVRKCGDAFYDSAYENRATAITDPLPFDPLAEMITKAHAVGMEVHAWLVAYRIANSSATNAPPVYYEHPEWLTRDSSGAYLNKDFYLLDQGVPGVQDYVCKIVLDIASKYDVDGVNFDYIRYQGNTWGYNEITRQRFYDEYGFWPPNSSSETGWTTWCDYRRQQVTDLVKKCYLEVMALKPHVKMTADTITGGSVTDFTISSPYSSVLQDWHKWMEDHILDASIPMDYRDDSVPAEAKAFRDWAQFSVDSRYGRHSYVGMSTYRNTIGNSIGQIYAAMSMGADGVSTYNYSNDTKDGLPSTELFSAVGSSIYTSPVPTPDMPWKTAPTTGIIFGTVTDASHPNDPIYRDWVYKATVTAIGPVTRTTLTDATGTYGFIDLPPGAYVITCSKAGFPTRTYGDQRIEAGDVLRENFELGYTTASSSDVAVNGWSLFSLPLEPVNPDPASVLDGVNIDGRLYRWDNPTQGLSIYDSWSPEQFGNLDTKSGYWLQSSSAGTISYQARAGAPATSDIHLQSAGWAIIGCPFPTDKQWPNVLVRHGSETVPIGSAGSNAWMDTGGYWWDAANQGLMDIGLPENFASCETLQPWHGYWVRTYLDDLTMILR
- a CDS encoding FAD:protein FMN transferase; protein product: MLILASAVDSAPQRFEYSEMAMGVRARIVMYAPDEQHALDAARAAFDRIACLEQVMSDYRLDSEINRLSPQPVRVSPELYYILRKSQDLSRRSDGAFDITVGLLVKLWRTARKSGKLPEQSEIDAGRELVGWRKVIIDPKARTVRLETPGMQLDLGGIAKGYACEEAVRVLKEHGITSALVEMGGDIVASGSPPGKSGWEIIVGPDSDRRLVLSNLAVSSSGDTEQFVEIGGKRYSHIVDPRTGLGLTDRIAVTIIAPTGMLSDGLSTAVSVLGEEKGRALVKQYPRVKALIRRAAD
- a CDS encoding PHP domain-containing protein, which translates into the protein MRIESKFFGVSPKVLPVGRTSVVTFRPLYDHVRFTHGSQHQVAIIPTEGIAGQTTWGEIPRQAATPVGGAISVPITPFSEQEYTVLIERIDDRKPKLIAEFRLCAVDEDLFRCRPWKGDLHVHTHHSDGKESPAYVAGKYRRAGFDFMAVTDHRKYAPSLDAIQAYDGVPIDLGIYPGEEVHPPDNPVHIVNFGGRFSINELFDTDEYRSEVGAIEKERGVPYQYASCVWCFDKIREADGLGIFCHPYWITQHRYDVPLHLTDMIFARQPYDAFEIIGGFFRGEYESNKLQVARYEEERAQGKRIPIVGSSDSHGTEQSDLFGWYYTIVFSPTPDLPDIIGGIKGLNSVAVEAITGESPRAFGPFRLVKCVQYLLREVFPIHDELCVEEGRLMLAHAAGDLDATEMLGRLQGRVRRLYDDIWGVK
- a CDS encoding multidrug DMT transporter permease — its product is MTLTAVIILCISATVHAAWNFVGKKGNCSPASFLLATILGCACLSPVAILSPGIVAAFSPEVWALLVITGFFQAIYYVGLAGAYRTGDMSIAYPLARSAPVLMVAGINLLIGRGHELTLLSVVGMMLIATGGLVLPIRSMSEWKPRDLLHLSGLMAMVAAIGTCGYSMVDDHALRILRSMSDISAGRTMLTLNYALIEGLSATFWLVVFVLTTRSGRASFADTVRFQARDSLLAGIGIYLAYSMVLIAMGFVANVSYVVAFRQLSIPLGAMFGVLLLKEPHYPAKMLGVAAMFVGLVLVAVG